In one Methanobrevibacter arboriphilus genomic region, the following are encoded:
- a CDS encoding NAD-dependent epimerase/dehydratase family protein: MKNKNIIVTGGLGFIGSHIVEELINANQITIIDNKSSGKIENLANPNHENLKIITEDLTTINLDDLTLILKDVDYVFHLAALASVPMSVKNPIKSNENNVDATVKLLNASKDSEISKFVFSSSSAVYGENPNMPLSESELLMPTSPYAASKASCELYCQSFFESYGLSAVSLRYFNVFGPRQDVNSQYAAVIPNFIHSLVNNDQAIIYGDGEQTRDFIYVKDIVKANIAAAESKYNGIMNVASGISMSINQLYNIIKNTLGSELDPIYKEKRPGDIKHSLANVQNMKHIRFKVDPSLFTKQLETTIKWFKNSEI; encoded by the coding sequence ATGAAAAACAAAAATATCATAGTTACTGGAGGCTTAGGTTTCATTGGATCACACATCGTTGAAGAATTAATCAATGCAAACCAAATCACAATAATTGATAATAAATCATCTGGAAAAATTGAGAACTTAGCTAATCCTAACCACGAAAACCTTAAAATAATAACTGAAGATTTGACTACCATTAATTTAGATGATTTAACTCTAATTTTAAAAGATGTAGACTATGTATTTCATTTAGCTGCTCTTGCAAGCGTTCCAATGAGTGTTAAAAACCCTATAAAATCTAATGAAAATAATGTTGATGCAACTGTAAAATTACTAAATGCATCTAAAGATTCTGAAATTTCAAAATTTGTTTTCTCATCTTCTTCCGCTGTTTATGGTGAAAATCCAAATATGCCTCTCTCTGAAAGTGAACTATTAATGCCTACATCCCCATATGCTGCATCAAAAGCATCTTGTGAATTATATTGCCAGTCTTTTTTTGAAAGTTATGGGTTATCAGCTGTCTCTTTAAGGTATTTTAATGTTTTTGGACCTCGGCAAGATGTAAATTCTCAATATGCAGCAGTGATACCAAATTTTATACACTCTTTAGTTAACAATGATCAAGCAATTATATATGGAGATGGAGAACAAACAAGAGACTTCATTTATGTTAAAGATATTGTAAAAGCAAATATTGCAGCTGCAGAATCAAAATATAATGGAATTATGAATGTAGCTTCTGGAATATCTATGAGCATTAATCAACTTTATAATATTATAAAAAATACATTAGGCTCTGAATTAGATCCTATTTATAAAGAAAAGCGTCCAGGAGATATAAAACATTCTTTAGCTAATGTTCAAAATATGAAACATATTAGATTTAAGGTTGATCCTTCTTTATTCACTAAACAATTAGAAACAACAATAAAATGGTTTAAAAATAGTGAAATTTAA
- a CDS encoding flippase — protein MSKINEIFKNTSWLLISQIITSIFGFVWIVLLARYLGVSDFGIMNFAISFTSIMSIFIDLGINTYITRDLSRSPELSQKYIGNAIPLKIFLSILSFIATLVILLIMDYNLLSIQVVLLFAIQTIFLSMGWLFNGVFQAFSKMKYQAIGIIINSSLILSGTLLLTYFNLGLIAVALSYMVGSIITLIYLYNNIKNKIVIPKIQIDLDFWKKSIKQAIPFGITGIFTTIYFMIDTVMISFMVGNTAVGIYSSAYKIITVFTTIYTVYTYVVFPLMSKLYKDSEDLLKISYEKSIKYLIMIMLPFAIGITIYSEDIITLIYGKSYIFAGDVLKILIWNVLFIMINGASTSLLNSSNSEVAVTKINGLACLVNVVLNLFLIYYLSYIGASIATIITGVIIFILMTYIILKNKYKPDKSLIYGIVKICVSGLILAIILLILNLSMWIALPVAIIIYLIGIYLTKSLDSTDKAVIKEIIGK, from the coding sequence ATGAGCAAAATAAATGAAATTTTTAAAAATACTAGCTGGTTACTTATTTCACAGATAATAACAAGCATTTTTGGATTTGTATGGATTGTTTTATTAGCTAGATATTTAGGAGTTTCAGATTTTGGAATAATGAATTTTGCTATATCTTTTACAAGTATTATGAGCATATTTATTGATTTAGGAATTAATACATATATTACAAGAGATTTATCAAGATCACCAGAATTATCACAAAAATACATAGGAAATGCAATTCCATTAAAAATATTCTTATCAATATTATCATTTATAGCCACATTGGTTATTTTATTGATAATGGATTACAATTTACTATCAATACAAGTGGTACTGCTATTTGCAATACAAACTATATTCTTAAGTATGGGATGGTTATTCAATGGAGTATTCCAAGCATTTAGTAAAATGAAATACCAAGCTATAGGAATAATTATAAACAGCTCATTAATATTATCAGGAACTCTTCTTTTAACATATTTTAACTTGGGATTGATTGCTGTTGCTTTATCATATATGGTTGGAAGTATAATTACTCTAATTTATTTATATAATAATATTAAAAATAAAATAGTAATTCCTAAAATTCAAATTGATTTAGATTTTTGGAAAAAATCTATAAAACAGGCTATTCCCTTTGGAATAACCGGAATATTTACCACTATATACTTTATGATCGATACAGTTATGATATCATTTATGGTAGGTAATACTGCTGTTGGAATATATAGTTCAGCTTATAAAATTATCACTGTTTTTACAACAATTTATACAGTTTATACTTATGTTGTTTTTCCATTAATGTCAAAATTATATAAAGATTCAGAAGATCTTTTAAAAATTTCTTATGAAAAATCCATAAAGTATTTAATAATGATTATGTTGCCATTTGCTATTGGAATAACAATATATTCAGAAGATATTATAACATTAATTTATGGAAAAAGCTATATTTTTGCTGGAGATGTTTTAAAAATATTAATATGGAATGTGCTATTCATTATGATTAATGGAGCATCAACATCACTTTTAAACTCATCTAATAGTGAAGTAGCTGTTACAAAAATAAATGGATTAGCTTGTTTAGTAAATGTAGTTTTAAATCTATTTTTAATATATTACCTAAGTTACATTGGAGCAAGTATAGCTACAATAATTACAGGAGTAATAATATTTATATTAATGACTTATATTATTTTAAAAAATAAATATAAGCCAGATAAATCCTTAATTTATGGAATAGTAAAAATTTGTGTGTCTGGACTTATATTAGCTATTATTCTGTTGATACTCAATTTATCAATGTGGATAGCTCTCCCTGTAGCAATCATCATTTATTTAATTGGAATATATTTAACAAAATCATTAGATTCTACAGATAAGGCTGTTATAAAAGAAATCATTGGAAAATAA
- a CDS encoding ABC transporter permease gives MSFISLIFKNPFRNKSRAILAIIGIGIGIATIVALGAITAGLTSTMDETLHAGGSDFSISGKTDNSGTTTNPLGTSTFSENWTSTIDNVSGVKNAAGVYIGMVSVPDSQFFTLIGIDSKDTDFADLKLTKGTMFKNDADEIILGKISADKLNKNVNDNLEINGEEYKITGIFETGDPNQDEGAYSSLKSVQDLMDDTGNISMIYVKVDSGVDVDSVTKTIEDRYGDNITTVTSISDIETIANALDMVNSASFAISLLAIIIGGIGIINTMIMSVYERTREIGVLKAVGWKGRRILGMILGESIVLTVTSGVIGSIIGVVGLEILVALGVLGSMTPMYTPYIFLQAFAVAIVVGLVGGLYPAWRASRLPPTEALRYE, from the coding sequence ATGTCATTTATATCATTAATTTTTAAAAATCCCTTTAGAAATAAAAGTAGAGCGATTCTTGCTATTATTGGAATTGGGATAGGAATAGCTACAATTGTTGCACTTGGAGCTATAACAGCTGGACTAACTTCAACCATGGACGAAACATTACATGCAGGAGGATCTGACTTTTCAATAAGTGGAAAAACAGATAATTCAGGTACTACAACTAATCCACTAGGCACAAGCACTTTTAGTGAAAATTGGACATCAACGATTGATAATGTGAGTGGTGTTAAAAATGCTGCAGGAGTTTATATTGGAATGGTTTCAGTTCCAGACTCTCAATTTTTCACACTGATTGGTATTGATTCAAAAGATACAGATTTTGCAGATTTAAAACTAACTAAAGGAACAATGTTTAAAAATGATGCAGATGAGATCATACTTGGAAAAATATCTGCAGATAAATTAAACAAAAATGTCAATGATAACTTAGAAATAAATGGAGAAGAATACAAGATAACTGGAATATTTGAAACAGGAGATCCTAATCAAGATGAAGGAGCATACAGTTCACTTAAGAGTGTTCAAGATCTAATGGATGATACTGGAAATATCAGTATGATTTATGTTAAAGTTGATAGTGGTGTTGATGTGGATAGTGTTACAAAAACAATCGAAGATAGATATGGTGACAATATTACTACAGTAACATCTATTTCAGATATTGAAACAATAGCTAATGCATTAGATATGGTAAATAGTGCCTCATTTGCAATTTCCCTTTTAGCTATAATCATTGGAGGAATTGGAATAATAAACACTATGATTATGTCTGTATATGAAAGAACAAGAGAAATTGGTGTTTTAAAAGCTGTTGGATGGAAAGGAAGAAGAATACTTGGAATGATACTGGGAGAATCAATTGTACTTACAGTAACCTCTGGAGTTATAGGTTCAATAATCGGAGTAGTGGGACTTGAAATCTTAGTAGCTTTAGGTGTTTTAGGAAGCATGACTCCAATGTACACACCATACATATTCTTACAAGCATTTGCAGTAGCAATTGTTGTAGGACTTGTTGGAGGACTTTATCCTGCATGGAGAGCTAGTAGACTCCCACCAACTGAAGCATTAAGATATGAATAA
- a CDS encoding ABC transporter ATP-binding protein has protein sequence MVKNDLTKTNEIENIDENNKNNNNNDINNSVNKDININKDINENNIIKENIVEIKGLEKSYEKGNIKALNGIDLDIKEGEFVSIIGPSGSGKSTLLNMLGALDIADSGTINVAGYDLSKNKNLDEFRSKKIGFIFQLHNLIPNISVVENVEIPMFEGKLSSKDRRTLALKLLDSVGLKDKAKIKPTKLSGGERQRVAIARALANDPSIILADEPTGSLDSRTSKKILDQLNKMHKEKNVTLIMVTHDMNVAKLADRVIEVLDGKILKSTDNSLLNDNITIEG, from the coding sequence ATGGTAAAAAATGATTTAACTAAAACAAATGAAATTGAAAATATAGATGAAAATAATAAAAATAATAATAATAATGATATTAATAATAGTGTTAATAAGGATATTAATATTAATAAAGATATTAATGAAAATAATATCATCAAAGAGAATATTGTTGAAATTAAAGGCTTAGAAAAAAGCTATGAAAAGGGCAATATAAAAGCTTTAAATGGAATTGATTTAGATATAAAAGAAGGAGAATTTGTATCTATTATTGGACCATCTGGATCTGGTAAATCAACACTACTTAACATGCTTGGAGCATTAGATATAGCAGATAGTGGAACAATTAATGTTGCAGGTTATGATTTAAGTAAAAACAAGAATTTAGATGAGTTTAGATCAAAAAAGATAGGTTTCATATTTCAACTGCACAATTTAATCCCCAATATTTCAGTAGTTGAAAATGTAGAAATACCTATGTTTGAAGGAAAACTATCTAGTAAAGATAGAAGAACATTAGCTTTAAAACTCTTAGATAGTGTAGGGTTAAAAGATAAAGCAAAAATTAAACCAACTAAATTATCAGGAGGAGAAAGACAAAGAGTAGCTATTGCAAGAGCTTTAGCAAATGATCCTTCAATAATATTAGCTGATGAACCTACAGGATCCCTTGATTCAAGAACTAGTAAAAAAATCTTGGATCAACTAAATAAAATGCATAAAGAAAAAAATGTTACATTAATTATGGTAACACATGATATGAATGTAGCTAAATTAGCTGATAGAGTAATAGAAGTTTTAGATGGAAAAATACTTAAATCAACAGACAATTCCCTATTAAATGATAATATAACAATAGAAGGATAA
- a CDS encoding thioredoxin domain-containing protein — MSFNRKNTSNKNISNTNNKSVRNINNSVSDIDNKSSGIKNIDKKTINKNNSNNKINENRKPNDLINETSPYLLQHAYNPVNWHPWNEKSFSLAKKENKPIFLSIGYSTCHWCHVMEKESFEDEEVAKILNENFISIKVDREEMPSVDSMYMESAIIFTGNGGWPLTVLIDNDKKPFFAGTYYPKISLIRILNDISNTWKNDPNKVKNIANDIINDLKNLNRSDRFDNKSIVNNRDKDESVLDYSIIERTFEDLKSRFDNRFGGFGYAPKFPSVQNILFLNRYYFQTESLEAKDMVEKTLDSMFNGGIFDHIAGGFSRYSVDYKWLVPHFEKMMYDNGILAIAYLEAGLLFNKKYLKIAKKILDYCFREMLGEHGFYTAQDADSEGEEGKYYLFTINDIRKVLGSSDSEKFCKLFDITRDGNFKKKNIPNLIKTFYNNKKEYYTIFGSGNYNIHDQNIHDHDINNHDINDQNINGYNKVNPNINENTIQNHDADENFEFNSFIEDSTKKLYNFRLKRTPPFKDKKNLAFVNGLMIATLSMGANILNKREYIEKAEEIGEFIINKLIKDGRLYTSYKDGKIRNKGVLDDYAYVIWGFIELFQVTLNKKWLNNAQNLMDSMIDLFFDDGVLYLSGSDVNDLPIRTKNVYDGAIPSGNNISVFNLMRLYSITNNDYYKDVFEEIIYSLKTDIEKNPLAFITLISGLIYDKSGGLHINLALDLDNKNINKNNNKDVNNIINKDININKNINKISINIAKEKLSFWNPFLTISLLDKDSENFNENMISVCENMTCKPYKKIDDFLYDDIDSKIIKLTNKNVEN, encoded by the coding sequence ATGAGTTTTAATCGTAAAAATACTAGTAATAAAAATATTAGTAATACTAATAATAAAAGTGTTAGAAATATTAATAATAGTGTTAGTGATATTGATAATAAGAGTAGTGGTATTAAAAATATTGATAAAAAAACTATTAATAAAAATAATAGTAATAATAAAATAAATGAAAACAGAAAACCAAATGATTTGATTAATGAAACATCTCCCTATCTCTTGCAACATGCATATAATCCAGTAAATTGGCATCCTTGGAATGAAAAATCTTTTTCATTAGCTAAGAAAGAAAATAAACCTATATTTTTAAGTATTGGGTATTCAACATGTCATTGGTGTCATGTCATGGAAAAAGAATCTTTTGAAGATGAAGAAGTAGCTAAGATTCTAAATGAAAACTTTATCAGTATAAAAGTTGACAGAGAAGAAATGCCTTCTGTTGATAGTATGTATATGGAATCAGCTATTATTTTCACAGGAAATGGTGGTTGGCCATTAACAGTTTTAATAGATAATGATAAAAAACCTTTTTTTGCAGGGACATACTATCCTAAAATATCTCTTATTAGAATATTAAATGATATATCCAATACTTGGAAGAATGATCCAAATAAAGTTAAAAATATTGCTAATGATATAATTAATGATTTAAAAAATTTAAATAGATCAGATAGATTTGATAATAAGAGTATTGTCAATAATAGAGATAAGGATGAGTCAGTTTTAGATTATTCTATAATTGAAAGAACATTTGAAGATCTTAAATCAAGGTTTGATAATCGGTTTGGAGGATTTGGATATGCTCCTAAATTTCCATCAGTTCAAAACATTCTTTTTTTAAATAGATACTATTTTCAAACAGAAAGCTTGGAAGCAAAGGATATGGTTGAAAAGACATTAGATAGTATGTTTAATGGAGGTATTTTTGATCATATTGCTGGTGGGTTTTCGAGATATTCAGTTGATTATAAATGGTTAGTTCCTCATTTTGAAAAAATGATGTATGATAATGGTATTTTAGCTATAGCTTATCTTGAAGCTGGTTTATTATTTAATAAAAAGTATCTTAAAATAGCTAAAAAAATTTTAGACTATTGTTTTAGAGAAATGTTAGGAGAACATGGGTTTTATACAGCTCAAGATGCAGATAGTGAAGGTGAAGAAGGAAAATATTATTTGTTCACAATAAATGATATTAGAAAAGTTTTAGGCTCTTCAGACTCTGAAAAATTTTGTAAATTATTTGATATAACTAGAGATGGAAATTTTAAAAAAAAGAATATTCCTAACTTAATTAAAACCTTTTATAATAATAAAAAAGAATATTATACTATTTTTGGAAGTGGAAATTATAATATACATGATCAGAATATACATGATCATGATATAAATAATCATGATATAAATGATCAGAATATAAATGGTTATAATAAGGTTAATCCAAATATAAATGAGAATACTATTCAAAATCATGATGCTGATGAAAATTTTGAATTTAATTCATTTATTGAAGATTCTACAAAAAAATTATATAATTTTAGGCTAAAAAGAACTCCTCCATTTAAAGATAAAAAGAATTTAGCTTTTGTTAATGGATTAATGATAGCTACTTTGTCTATGGGTGCAAATATTTTAAATAAAAGAGAGTATATCGAAAAAGCTGAAGAAATTGGAGAATTTATAATAAATAAGTTAATAAAAGATGGAAGATTATATACTAGTTATAAAGATGGGAAAATCAGAAACAAAGGAGTTTTAGATGATTATGCTTATGTTATATGGGGATTTATTGAGTTATTCCAAGTAACATTAAATAAAAAATGGTTAAATAATGCTCAAAATTTAATGGATAGTATGATTGATCTATTTTTTGATGATGGAGTTCTTTACTTATCTGGATCTGATGTAAATGATCTACCAATTAGAACTAAAAATGTTTATGATGGTGCTATTCCTTCAGGTAACAATATAAGTGTATTTAATCTTATGAGGTTGTATTCGATTACAAATAATGATTATTATAAAGATGTTTTTGAAGAGATTATTTATAGTTTAAAGACAGATATTGAAAAAAATCCATTAGCATTTATAACATTAATTTCAGGATTAATTTATGATAAGTCTGGTGGTCTTCATATTAATTTAGCCCTTGATTTAGATAATAAAAATATTAATAAAAATAATAATAAGGATGTTAACAATATTATTAATAAGGATATTAATATTAATAAAAATATTAATAAAATTAGTATTAATATTGCTAAAGAAAAATTAAGCTTTTGGAATCCTTTTTTAACTATTTCTCTTCTTGATAAAGATTCTGAAAATTTTAACGAAAATATGATTTCTGTTTGTGAAAATATGACCTGTAAACCTTATAAAAAAATAGATGACTTTTTATATGATGATATTGATTCTAAAATTATTAAATTAACTAATAAAAATGTAGAAAATTAA
- a CDS encoding TetR/AcrR family transcriptional regulator yields the protein MNNKDKIAEATFLLALKYGFDNVSLKQIQEAADVTTGAVYYHFDNKNDILKYMVELYLLNEIDNFKKIVKNYKGTIIEKLKFVFYYHTCLDIESNCNIFELSDKDGVDYKEYYLLLMGIYHQHPELRETYHELNLKIFNFYKDLIEESKKNKEIPEDINSEDAALYIFTIFMGFIELSIIFPHFGLEKLIDLNLNMICKNLGLDNSK from the coding sequence ATGAATAATAAAGATAAAATAGCTGAAGCTACATTTTTGCTAGCTCTTAAGTATGGGTTTGATAATGTATCTTTAAAACAAATTCAAGAAGCAGCAGATGTAACTACTGGAGCAGTATATTACCATTTTGATAATAAAAATGACATATTAAAATATATGGTTGAATTATATCTTTTAAATGAAATTGATAACTTTAAAAAAATAGTTAAAAATTATAAAGGTACTATAATTGAAAAATTAAAATTTGTTTTTTATTATCATACTTGTCTTGATATTGAGAGCAATTGCAATATTTTTGAGCTTTCTGATAAAGATGGGGTTGATTATAAAGAGTATTATTTATTACTTATGGGTATTTATCATCAACATCCTGAGCTAAGAGAAACTTACCATGAATTAAATCTTAAAATATTTAATTTTTATAAAGATTTAATAGAAGAGTCAAAAAAGAATAAAGAAATTCCTGAGGATATCAATTCTGAAGATGCAGCTCTTTACATTTTCACAATATTTATGGGCTTCATTGAACTTTCCATAATATTCCCTCATTTTGGATTAGAAAAACTCATAGATTTAAATTTAAATATGATATGTAAAAATTTAGGATTAGATAATAGTAAATAA
- a CDS encoding Nre family DNA repair protein: MFRSKNAYLKKLTEKIQMKSVKVGKDLDGSTPPSVFIGRWSYPKVYAGPMMVSETGDTSIMDSPESWIGENKTQEDIINYRLNLVRGKQLIKIDDIENPFVEKLQDISLSSKSTDTEAKFGKRPVGSSFNEDSTPHGPSAVIEKFDIDSVRWDKQLEKTYYDTDLKATEAVINLHDKDVPFSAMQKAFSVGAIGTKNRRKLVPTRWSITACDSSIANTLLKEVRHYPIIDTTRVYEFSSLKNYYAIILTPLEWQYEWMEAFIKILGKEEMIFSDYETNTDKKEYSSVGGCYYTCKMAVLDSLAKQKKQAGAIVLREAYSGYVPLGVFNVRENVKYAMEQPYKEFESLKQSLEYIGTKLKIPVNKYVKTSELLKELLQSRQTTLDAFFKKDVKHQM, encoded by the coding sequence ATGTTTAGATCAAAAAATGCCTATTTAAAAAAATTAACAGAAAAAATTCAAATGAAATCTGTAAAAGTAGGTAAAGATTTAGATGGAAGTACACCACCATCAGTATTTATTGGTAGATGGAGCTATCCAAAAGTATATGCTGGTCCAATGATGGTATCTGAAACAGGAGATACTTCTATAATGGATTCACCAGAATCATGGATTGGTGAAAATAAAACACAAGAAGATATAATAAATTATCGTTTAAATCTTGTTAGAGGTAAACAATTAATAAAGATTGATGATATCGAAAATCCATTTGTTGAAAAATTACAAGACATATCATTATCATCAAAATCAACAGATACTGAAGCAAAATTTGGTAAAAGACCAGTTGGGTCATCATTTAATGAAGATAGCACTCCTCATGGACCAAGTGCTGTTATTGAAAAATTTGATATAGATAGCGTAAGATGGGATAAACAACTTGAAAAAACTTACTATGATACTGATTTAAAAGCTACAGAAGCAGTTATAAATTTACATGATAAAGATGTGCCCTTCTCAGCGATGCAAAAAGCTTTTTCAGTTGGAGCAATAGGAACTAAAAATAGAAGAAAACTTGTTCCAACAAGATGGTCAATTACAGCATGTGATAGCTCAATAGCTAATACACTTCTTAAAGAAGTTAGACATTACCCAATTATTGATACTACAAGAGTATATGAATTTAGTAGTCTTAAAAATTATTATGCTATAATTCTTACTCCACTGGAATGGCAATATGAATGGATGGAGGCATTTATAAAAATACTTGGAAAAGAAGAAATGATCTTTTCAGATTATGAAACCAATACAGATAAAAAAGAGTATTCCAGTGTTGGAGGATGTTATTATACTTGTAAAATGGCAGTATTAGACTCATTAGCTAAACAAAAAAAGCAAGCAGGAGCTATTGTTCTTAGAGAAGCTTACTCTGGTTATGTTCCTCTTGGAGTTTTCAATGTCAGAGAAAATGTTAAATATGCAATGGAACAACCCTATAAAGAATTTGAAAGTTTAAAACAATCGCTCGAATACATAGGAACAAAGCTTAAAATCCCAGTGAATAAGTATGTTAAAACAAGTGAACTCTTAAAAGAATTATTACAATCAAGACAAACAACATTAGATGCATTCTTTAAAAAAGATGTTAAACATCAAATGTAA
- a CDS encoding DegT/DnrJ/EryC1/StrS family aminotransferase, giving the protein MNLLYKESSKKTKEAMEATIKDSLNFENKNNNDNDIKAKICSKTDHSYCEIVNSGNAAIMVAMNAIKGPIIIPDQGAWHGFKQIAKFLNKEILTIKTDLGIITQEKLDEFLEKNHYINNNGTSAIFLTSFAGYTAEQPMKKISNWSRKNDITLVEDASGGICDFEKKLANGKYSDIIIVSTSSPKVINVNDGGFITTNNKEIFKKSKLLLKVFKSNNITKKAIYTEIDFAENNLKKTIQATSYIKNNLDNIIHQKKRGTNVILASDNHHELYKNLKGEFDLGGRTFITKCPNYNRVKEKGIAIEIKNLDTKSLKKENLDEIIRIVQKYQ; this is encoded by the coding sequence ATGAATCTATTATACAAAGAATCTTCAAAAAAAACAAAAGAAGCAATGGAAGCAACAATAAAAGATTCACTAAATTTTGAAAATAAAAATAATAATGATAATGATATTAAGGCTAAAATATGTTCAAAAACAGATCATAGCTATTGTGAAATTGTAAATAGTGGAAATGCAGCTATAATGGTAGCTATGAATGCAATTAAAGGCCCAATAATAATACCGGATCAAGGAGCTTGGCATGGTTTTAAACAAATAGCTAAATTCCTAAATAAAGAAATACTAACAATTAAAACAGATTTGGGGATAATAACTCAGGAAAAATTAGATGAGTTTCTAGAAAAAAACCATTATATTAATAATAATGGAACTTCAGCTATATTCTTAACTAGTTTTGCAGGATATACAGCAGAACAACCAATGAAAAAAATAAGTAATTGGTCTCGAAAAAATGATATTACTCTTGTTGAAGATGCATCAGGAGGAATATGTGACTTTGAGAAGAAATTAGCTAATGGAAAGTATTCAGATATTATAATAGTTTCAACTTCATCACCAAAGGTGATTAATGTTAATGATGGTGGTTTTATAACCACCAACAATAAGGAGATTTTTAAAAAATCAAAACTTCTATTAAAAGTATTTAAATCTAATAATATTACAAAAAAAGCTATTTATACTGAGATAGATTTTGCAGAAAACAATCTAAAAAAGACAATTCAAGCTACAAGTTATATTAAAAATAATCTTGATAATATTATACATCAAAAAAAAAGGGGAACTAACGTTATATTAGCTAGTGATAATCATCATGAATTATATAAAAATCTAAAAGGAGAATTTGATCTAGGTGGGCGAACGTTTATAACTAAATGTCCAAACTATAACCGGGTGAAAGAAAAGGGAATAGCCATTGAAATTAAAAATTTAGATACTAAATCCCTTAAAAAAGAAAATTTAGATGAAATCATCAGAATTGTTCAGAAATATCAATGA
- a CDS encoding class I SAM-dependent methyltransferase → MVNEDVCSYKRAGFFDSKIRKLFQNPNKILSPYIDKGMNVLDLGCGPGFFTLEMANLVGESGKVVAADLQEEMLVKVENKIKNNHLKEIIKLHKTQKDSIGLSEKFDFILIFYMLHEVSNKRKFLGELKNLLKNEGKILIIEPKGHVSKENFEKSVRLIKEEGFKTSKGAKIFYSYSIALEKIAD, encoded by the coding sequence ATGGTCAATGAAGATGTTTGTTCTTATAAGAGAGCTGGTTTTTTCGATTCTAAAATTCGTAAATTGTTTCAAAATCCAAATAAAATATTAAGTCCTTATATTGATAAAGGAATGAATGTTCTTGATTTAGGTTGTGGACCTGGGTTTTTCACATTAGAAATGGCAAATTTAGTTGGTGAATCTGGAAAAGTAGTTGCAGCAGATTTACAAGAAGAAATGCTAGTTAAAGTAGAAAATAAAATAAAAAATAATCATTTAAAAGAGATTATAAAACTTCATAAAACTCAAAAAGATAGTATTGGTCTTTCAGAAAAATTTGATTTCATTTTAATCTTTTATATGTTACATGAAGTATCAAATAAAAGAAAGTTTTTAGGAGAATTAAAAAATTTATTGAAAAATGAAGGTAAAATTCTAATCATAGAACCTAAAGGTCATGTTTCTAAAGAAAATTTTGAAAAATCTGTTAGATTAATCAAAGAAGAAGGATTTAAAACTTCTAAAGGAGCAAAAATATTCTATAGTTATAGTATTGCTTTAGAAAAAATTGCAGATTAG